In the genome of Coraliomargarita algicola, one region contains:
- a CDS encoding CinA family nicotinamide mononucleotide deamidase-related protein, which yields MSKMPIVEVINFGDELLVGIRENSHLTYLGEQLARYGLPIHRSRVITDEASEIKRAFLDAWQHSDIVITTGGLGPTADDMTRENIAEALGAKLVFDAEIEALILARFKVLGRRMAAHHLKQCYRFAEGEVLHNERGTAPGLAYRSEGKILIMLPGPTHELTPMFEKQAVPMLQAMGVLSNEEAYVQLRTCGSGESTVEETMQPIVKAHPELTVAYCVHYGIVDVRLSPREGRMCMDQLKAIAHEARVLLGEDFVCFGHCSLATVVFHELRALDRTLAIAESCTGGMLCDAFTNLSGASKVFVGGVVCYCNDVKVSQVGVPESILEQHGAVSPECAVAMASGIAERLSSDYGLSVTGFAGPDGGNEQNPVGTIHLGYHSPVGVWCKTVRYTGGRLDVKARAVHAALDWMRRKLRKYKVEEFLCCGERD from the coding sequence ATGTCTAAAATGCCTATTGTCGAAGTAATCAACTTCGGAGACGAACTACTTGTCGGAATCCGGGAAAACTCGCACCTCACCTACTTAGGTGAGCAGCTTGCGCGCTATGGGCTACCCATCCATCGCAGCCGTGTGATTACAGATGAGGCGAGCGAGATCAAGCGGGCCTTCCTCGATGCTTGGCAGCATTCGGATATCGTGATCACTACTGGCGGGCTGGGGCCTACTGCCGATGATATGACGCGTGAGAATATTGCTGAAGCGTTGGGTGCGAAATTGGTGTTCGATGCCGAGATCGAAGCTTTGATATTGGCACGTTTCAAGGTGCTCGGGCGCCGCATGGCTGCCCACCATTTGAAGCAGTGTTACCGCTTTGCTGAGGGGGAAGTGCTGCATAATGAACGCGGAACTGCGCCAGGTTTGGCCTATCGCAGTGAGGGAAAGATTCTGATCATGTTGCCCGGGCCGACTCATGAGTTGACCCCGATGTTTGAGAAGCAGGCCGTTCCAATGCTGCAAGCGATGGGGGTGCTCAGTAATGAGGAAGCGTATGTGCAGCTGCGTACTTGCGGTTCCGGGGAGTCCACGGTGGAAGAGACCATGCAGCCGATCGTGAAGGCACACCCGGAGCTGACTGTCGCTTATTGTGTGCATTATGGTATTGTGGATGTGCGATTGAGCCCGCGTGAGGGGCGTATGTGTATGGATCAACTGAAGGCGATCGCGCATGAAGCACGTGTCCTGTTGGGGGAGGATTTTGTCTGTTTCGGCCACTGTTCGCTGGCAACGGTGGTGTTTCACGAGTTGCGTGCGTTGGATCGCACTTTAGCGATCGCAGAGTCTTGCACGGGAGGGATGCTGTGCGATGCGTTTACCAATCTATCCGGTGCCTCCAAGGTTTTCGTTGGTGGCGTGGTGTGTTATTGTAATGATGTTAAAGTCTCACAGGTCGGTGTGCCAGAATCGATTCTCGAACAGCATGGAGCTGTCAGCCCCGAGTGCGCAGTTGCTATGGCCTCGGGGATCGCGGAGCGTCTCTCATCCGATTACGGCCTAAGTGTGACTGGATTTGCCGGGCCTGATGGTGGTAACGAGCAAAATCCTGTCGGCACCATCCACCTCGGCTACCATTCACCGGTCGGGGTGTGGTGTAAAACTGTGCGCTATACGGGGGGGCGTTTGGATGTTAAAGCTCGTGCGGTGCATGCAGCATTGGATTGGATGCGCCGGAAATTGCGTAAATATAAGGTCGAAGAGTTTCTCTGCTGTGGCGAACGTGATTAG